A portion of the Streptomyces platensis genome contains these proteins:
- a CDS encoding N-acetylmuramoyl-L-alanine amidase translates to MGKRDGEKDGGQEAPAGITRRRALWIGGGGAVAAGAAAFAGREELAHLWWRLPGNEKPRTPGAVDYRGAQWVAASPANYRPADRPADCGIDRVVIHVVQGSYATALDVFRDPEHEAGAHYVIRKDGHIAQMIRELDVAFHAGNRGYNERSIGIEHEGFVDRPESFTEAMYASSARLTAGICRRYGFPADREHLVGHVEVPGTDHTDPGPHWDWDRYLRLVRAELRKPVRPRESPPVRKA, encoded by the coding sequence ATGGGGAAGAGGGACGGGGAAAAGGACGGCGGCCAGGAGGCTCCGGCCGGGATCACGCGCCGACGGGCCTTGTGGATCGGGGGCGGCGGGGCCGTGGCCGCCGGGGCAGCGGCGTTCGCGGGGCGCGAGGAGCTGGCCCACTTGTGGTGGCGGCTGCCGGGGAACGAGAAGCCACGCACGCCCGGCGCGGTCGACTATCGGGGCGCGCAGTGGGTCGCGGCGTCCCCGGCGAACTACCGGCCGGCCGACCGGCCGGCGGATTGCGGGATCGACCGGGTGGTCATCCATGTCGTCCAGGGCAGCTACGCGACCGCGCTGGACGTCTTCCGGGACCCGGAGCACGAGGCCGGCGCGCACTACGTCATCCGCAAGGACGGGCATATCGCCCAGATGATCCGCGAGCTGGATGTGGCCTTCCACGCGGGCAACCGCGGCTACAACGAGCGGAGCATCGGGATCGAGCACGAGGGCTTCGTGGACCGGCCGGAGTCGTTCACGGAGGCCATGTACGCGTCGTCGGCGCGGCTGACGGCCGGGATATGCCGGCGGTACGGCTTCCCCGCCGACCGGGAGCACCTCGTCGGGCATGTTGAGGTGCCGGGGACGGATCACACCGATCCGGGGCCGCACTGGGACTGGGACCGCTATCTGCGGCTCGTACGGGCCGAGCTGCGCAAGCCCGTACGGCCGCGGGAAAGCCCGCCCGTACGGAAGGCCTGA
- a CDS encoding VOC family protein yields the protein MDFVSIRIITGDVARLVEFYERATGVPAVWATEDFAELKTPHATLAIAGTRTVPLFAPGSARPAENRSVITEFLVDDVDHVHQNLAGFVTDFVTEPTTMPWGNRSLLFRDPDGNLVNFFTPVTTAAIEKFAR from the coding sequence ATGGACTTCGTCTCGATCCGCATCATCACCGGCGATGTCGCGCGCCTCGTCGAGTTCTACGAGCGCGCCACCGGAGTGCCGGCGGTGTGGGCCACCGAGGACTTCGCCGAACTCAAGACCCCGCACGCCACCCTCGCGATCGCCGGCACCCGTACCGTCCCGCTGTTCGCTCCGGGCTCGGCCCGCCCGGCCGAGAACCGCAGCGTGATCACCGAGTTCCTGGTCGACGACGTGGACCATGTGCACCAGAACCTGGCCGGTTTCGTCACCGACTTCGTCACCGAGCCCACCACGATGCCCTGGGGCAACCGGTCGCTGCTGTTCCGCGACCCGGACGGCAACCTCGTCAACTTCTTCACCCCGGTCACCACGGCGGCCATCGAGAAGTTCGCACGTTGA
- a CDS encoding winged helix-turn-helix domain-containing protein, which translates to MTDPQEKPPGPDAGANAAVLDSKGLRALAHPLRLELVGLLRQHGPSTATRLAERLGVNSGSASYHLRQLGAAGFVEEDAERGNARERWWRSVHQSTWFNDPELAEREPEAALAYLQSVAARYTLRTQRALGELQTMPRAWRDTFDMSDWPLRLTPAEAAALHDELRDVVSRYRRDTPEGATEAPDGAERVSVITQILPEPGEPSAPDGRPGAGGAAEAQTS; encoded by the coding sequence ATGACCGACCCGCAGGAGAAGCCGCCCGGTCCGGACGCAGGGGCGAACGCGGCCGTACTGGACTCGAAGGGGCTGCGGGCCCTGGCGCACCCGCTCCGCCTTGAGTTGGTCGGGCTGCTGCGGCAGCACGGCCCGTCCACGGCCACCCGGCTCGCCGAGCGGCTCGGCGTCAACTCGGGCTCCGCCAGTTACCACCTGCGCCAGTTGGGTGCGGCGGGATTCGTCGAGGAGGACGCGGAGCGCGGGAACGCACGGGAGCGCTGGTGGCGTTCGGTGCATCAGTCCACGTGGTTCAACGACCCGGAGCTGGCCGAGCGGGAGCCCGAGGCCGCACTGGCCTATCTGCAATCCGTCGCGGCCCGCTACACCCTGCGTACCCAACGCGCGCTCGGCGAGCTTCAGACGATGCCCCGCGCCTGGCGGGACACGTTCGACATGAGTGATTGGCCGCTGCGGCTCACGCCCGCGGAAGCGGCGGCGCTGCACGACGAATTGCGGGACGTCGTCTCCCGGTACCGGCGGGATACACCGGAGGGGGCGACCGAGGCTCCCGACGGCGCGGAGCGCGTCTCCGTGATCACACAGATCCTGCCCGAACCCGGGGAGCCCTCCGCGCCCGACGGCCGCCCCGGCGCCGGGGGAGCGGCAGAGGCGCAGACCTCGTGA
- a CDS encoding SAV_2336 N-terminal domain-related protein, which yields MEGRTAAGTPGDTGDTGESGDSVERVGGTGSTSGVGDGAGDEGADGGGESGLAGGAGGAAEAAEVEAAELDASEVSGGADAGAEGADGAGRLDGPVRPGESSGGGGPSRRTGGRADGTGPTDRTAPAVADATPAAPDGGPRSAPCDPLTPAVPPRRALYAMGSQGGGTGGERARPARVPGGRALPDAQQLGRALRPLRRSRDHPHRTVTDIEATVRLAAETGFLDVVSRPEQERCRSAVLLVDCSPSMQVWGPLAAELRALLARSTVFRSVRILPVDPQDPSGPAGRRPSAGAAVTFLLTDGTSPGWRSPQAVRALAAWGRRGPLAVLNPLPRRLWRGTALDARPRLVAAPGEFDPLGRLIVCDALSGERDPEADGLLALPVLHPTASALEQWAGLLTRPGVPHLIETALLDEAPAACAGPAVPQGTAEELLSHFRGAFSPEAYRLAVRLSAIRPLTTPLMQLVRAATMRDAGPTHVAEILLGGLLERTDQARDAAAAHTLDRALGAPAPGHLVHPVYDFRPGVRELLSSGLGAEEAVEVVEAVGRSLEPYMGQLPDFPVLMGDAEGELRLQASARAFAVLASPVLERMGGVVPELTDHPVPAQRRAVPMPPRFGVLGPVRAWRGATPLALGGPEEQALLAALLLRPGHSAAATELIPDLWGAAPPRHALTSLYACAARLNAALGADSGAGAGADPGADTGPDLLVREQGGGYALRRPDGSAPVLDLDLDRAEQLVGRARRAEDPAVARQLRDRALALWDGESLAGLPGPFAAAQRARLERWRSDLANGHHRPLAEEPAPDPAGPRADAVALPPEPEPFAGRAEHLARLAAGLTGGTSDAPPCHFIHGPAGVGKTALALRVAHEVAEHFPDGQLFLDLRGSAAEAEDRLTATGALEALLRALGVPAGHIPLWREGRAALYRSLLAERRVLVVLDDVPAGEALGAVVDGSAGIDAPAPADAPFAAGSDAPDAAASAPPATETPDPRDGSAASDAPAASSDAAATSATSATSPLAPLLPGRTGAPGARGGGSAVLITGRGSPPLAPLALPTEAVELAALTPAEAQELFTDPDTGPAALRWLDAQLSPAARRAFRLLAVADTAGASSADLTSGAAAALLDTTAERTHSLLDELCSVGALHKAGAGRYRYTGQVRRLACRSADQELSEAARDEALVRLLTWYLAMGRQVHALRCPGDRMLHDLARVPSDGPRPVAKDRDRALATWAEETPRLLALVRRAALRTPGIVRQAADLLLLAQVTADSGALSAAYEPAARTVAARAARDGDARAEGRARVALAEAYLTLGKCAEAEREARRAEQLADRSGDSLTRFRAPYARGLIALHQGEYDIAERQLTAAWEQCRRRNDQLGEADALAALARLWAATGNSGDAVLFAERSVGVHRRLADGTARLAHGRYALAEALSAAGRHTEALRELFQALPLFEEDRQLLWAGRTRCRTAEAMVALIRPGEAVTAAEDAAKRLLVPGGERWRADALTALGHAETALGRKQSAQAHWREALAVHEEFGTPGAHPLRALLRDREGGTPTSGRPRRPGPSRTADLARTGTTLRDLTAALRTLTDHLRLQPPTDKPDDHPSGPPTPSTPSNPSTPSSPNSPPRSPTSPTTPAPAHHPPPPPHLPGIPDLPSVPPAPVTRHRRGSGSGPRAGTADGSVGRRLRRRNAQVGVHVRWLSARRSAALHKQLFAKKSSQRIVCSLGCAS from the coding sequence ATGGAGGGGCGTACGGCGGCCGGGACGCCGGGGGATACGGGGGATACGGGGGAGTCGGGGGACTCGGTGGAGCGTGTGGGTGGGACGGGGAGTACGAGCGGGGTCGGGGACGGGGCCGGGGACGAGGGGGCTGACGGGGGTGGAGAAAGTGGCTTGGCCGGTGGGGCCGGCGGGGCTGCGGAGGCTGCGGAGGTCGAGGCGGCCGAGTTGGATGCGTCCGAGGTGTCCGGTGGGGCTGATGCGGGAGCGGAGGGTGCCGATGGTGCCGGTCGTCTCGACGGCCCCGTTCGGCCTGGTGAGTCCTCGGGGGGTGGGGGACCGTCCCGCCGTACTGGGGGCCGCGCCGATGGCACAGGCCCTACGGACCGCACCGCTCCCGCTGTCGCCGACGCCACCCCCGCCGCCCCTGACGGCGGCCCCCGCTCCGCGCCCTGCGACCCGCTGACGCCCGCCGTTCCGCCCCGTCGCGCGCTGTACGCCATGGGCAGCCAGGGCGGCGGGACGGGCGGGGAGCGGGCCCGTCCCGCGCGGGTTCCCGGCGGGCGGGCGCTGCCCGATGCCCAGCAACTGGGGCGGGCCCTGCGGCCGTTGCGCCGGTCCCGGGACCACCCGCACCGCACCGTCACCGATATCGAGGCCACCGTCCGGCTCGCCGCCGAGACCGGCTTCCTCGATGTCGTCTCCCGCCCGGAGCAGGAGCGGTGCCGGTCGGCCGTGCTGCTGGTGGACTGCTCGCCGTCCATGCAGGTGTGGGGCCCGCTCGCGGCCGAGCTGCGCGCGCTCCTCGCCCGGAGTACGGTCTTCCGTTCCGTCCGCATCCTTCCCGTCGATCCCCAGGATCCGAGCGGCCCGGCGGGGCGCCGGCCGTCCGCGGGCGCGGCGGTGACCTTCCTGCTGACCGACGGTACGAGCCCGGGATGGCGCAGCCCGCAGGCCGTACGCGCCCTCGCCGCATGGGGCCGCCGCGGTCCGCTGGCCGTACTGAACCCGCTGCCCCGGCGGCTGTGGCGGGGCACCGCCCTGGATGCCCGGCCCCGGCTCGTGGCCGCACCGGGCGAGTTCGACCCCCTCGGCCGGCTCATCGTCTGCGATGCGCTCAGTGGCGAGCGCGACCCGGAGGCGGACGGCCTCCTCGCGCTGCCCGTATTGCACCCGACCGCCTCCGCGCTGGAGCAGTGGGCCGGGCTGCTCACCCGCCCCGGAGTGCCGCATCTGATCGAAACGGCGCTGCTGGACGAGGCGCCTGCCGCGTGCGCCGGGCCCGCCGTACCCCAGGGCACGGCCGAGGAGTTGCTGTCCCACTTCAGGGGGGCGTTCTCGCCCGAGGCCTACCGCCTCGCCGTCCGCCTCTCGGCGATCCGCCCCCTGACCACGCCCCTGATGCAGCTGGTGCGCGCCGCCACGATGCGGGACGCCGGGCCCACCCATGTCGCCGAGATCCTGCTCGGTGGCCTCCTGGAGCGCACCGACCAGGCGCGGGACGCGGCCGCCGCCCACACCCTGGACCGTGCCCTGGGCGCGCCGGCACCGGGCCATCTCGTCCACCCCGTCTACGACTTCCGCCCCGGTGTACGGGAGCTGCTGTCCAGCGGACTCGGCGCCGAAGAGGCCGTGGAGGTCGTCGAGGCCGTCGGCCGGTCGCTGGAGCCGTACATGGGGCAGCTGCCGGACTTCCCGGTCCTGATGGGGGACGCCGAGGGGGAGTTGCGGCTACAGGCGTCGGCGCGGGCCTTCGCGGTGCTGGCCAGCCCGGTGCTGGAGCGGATGGGGGGTGTGGTGCCCGAGCTGACCGACCACCCGGTGCCGGCCCAGCGCCGTGCCGTGCCCATGCCCCCGCGTTTCGGTGTCCTCGGGCCCGTCCGCGCCTGGCGCGGGGCGACGCCGCTCGCGCTGGGCGGCCCGGAGGAACAGGCGCTGCTGGCCGCCCTGTTGCTGCGTCCGGGCCACTCCGCCGCCGCGACCGAGCTGATTCCCGACCTCTGGGGCGCCGCGCCGCCGCGTCACGCCCTCACGTCGCTGTACGCCTGCGCCGCCCGGCTGAACGCGGCGCTCGGCGCCGACAGCGGGGCGGGTGCCGGCGCTGATCCCGGCGCTGATACCGGTCCGGACCTCCTGGTCAGGGAGCAGGGCGGGGGCTATGCCCTGCGCCGCCCCGACGGCAGCGCACCGGTCCTCGACCTCGATCTCGACCGGGCCGAGCAACTGGTCGGCCGGGCCCGCCGCGCCGAGGATCCGGCCGTGGCCCGCCAACTGCGCGACCGAGCACTCGCGTTGTGGGACGGCGAGTCACTCGCCGGGCTGCCGGGGCCGTTCGCCGCGGCTCAGCGCGCCCGGCTGGAGCGCTGGCGCAGCGACCTCGCGAACGGGCACCACCGCCCCCTCGCCGAGGAGCCCGCACCCGATCCGGCCGGTCCACGGGCCGACGCGGTGGCCCTGCCACCCGAACCGGAGCCGTTCGCAGGGCGTGCCGAGCACCTCGCCCGTCTGGCCGCCGGATTGACGGGCGGTACGAGCGACGCCCCGCCCTGCCACTTCATCCACGGACCGGCCGGGGTGGGCAAGACAGCACTCGCGCTGCGCGTCGCCCACGAGGTGGCGGAGCACTTCCCGGACGGACAGCTCTTCCTGGATCTCCGCGGCAGCGCCGCCGAGGCCGAGGACCGGCTGACGGCGACCGGCGCCCTCGAAGCGCTGCTGCGCGCCCTGGGCGTGCCGGCTGGCCACATCCCCTTGTGGCGCGAGGGGCGGGCGGCCCTCTATCGCTCGCTGCTGGCTGAACGGCGGGTCCTTGTGGTGCTGGACGATGTGCCTGCCGGCGAGGCGCTCGGCGCCGTTGTCGACGGGTCCGCCGGCATCGATGCACCCGCGCCCGCCGATGCACCGTTCGCCGCAGGATCCGACGCGCCCGACGCCGCCGCTTCTGCCCCACCCGCCACCGAGACACCTGACCCCCGCGACGGATCCGCCGCTTCTGACGCACCCGCCGCCAGTTCCGACGCGGCCGCCACCTCCGCCACCTCCGCCACATCGCCCCTGGCCCCCCTGCTCCCCGGCCGTACGGGCGCACCGGGAGCCCGGGGCGGCGGCAGCGCCGTCCTGATCACCGGCCGCGGGTCCCCGCCGCTCGCCCCACTCGCACTACCCACCGAAGCCGTCGAGCTGGCCGCGCTGACCCCTGCCGAGGCGCAGGAGCTGTTCACCGACCCCGACACCGGCCCCGCAGCGCTCCGGTGGCTCGACGCCCAGCTCTCCCCGGCGGCGCGCCGGGCCTTCCGCCTCCTCGCCGTGGCGGACACCGCCGGGGCCTCGTCCGCCGACCTCACGTCCGGCGCCGCGGCCGCCCTGCTCGATACCACGGCGGAGCGGACCCACTCCCTCCTGGACGAGCTGTGTTCCGTCGGCGCGCTCCACAAGGCGGGCGCCGGCCGCTATCGCTATACGGGCCAAGTGCGCCGCCTCGCCTGCCGGTCCGCCGATCAGGAGCTGTCGGAGGCGGCCCGCGACGAGGCCCTGGTCCGGCTGCTGACCTGGTATCTGGCCATGGGGCGGCAGGTGCACGCCCTCCGCTGCCCGGGCGACCGGATGCTCCACGACCTCGCCCGCGTCCCCTCCGACGGCCCCCGGCCCGTCGCGAAGGACCGGGACCGCGCCCTGGCCACCTGGGCGGAGGAGACTCCTCGGCTGCTCGCCCTCGTCCGCCGTGCCGCGCTGCGCACCCCGGGGATCGTCCGCCAGGCCGCCGATCTCCTGCTGCTCGCCCAGGTGACGGCGGACTCCGGGGCGCTGTCCGCCGCGTACGAGCCGGCTGCCCGGACGGTGGCGGCGCGGGCGGCCCGGGACGGTGACGCACGGGCGGAAGGCCGGGCCCGGGTCGCGCTGGCCGAGGCGTACCTCACGCTGGGCAAGTGCGCCGAGGCCGAGCGCGAGGCGCGGCGCGCCGAGCAACTGGCCGACCGCTCCGGCGATTCCCTCACGCGGTTCCGCGCCCCGTATGCGCGCGGCCTCATCGCCCTCCACCAGGGGGAGTACGACATCGCGGAGCGGCAGCTCACCGCGGCCTGGGAACAGTGCCGCCGCCGCAACGACCAGCTGGGCGAGGCCGATGCGCTCGCCGCGCTGGCCCGGCTGTGGGCGGCGACCGGCAACAGCGGCGACGCCGTCCTGTTCGCGGAGCGGAGCGTGGGCGTCCACCGCCGGCTCGCCGACGGCACCGCCCGGCTCGCGCACGGCCGGTACGCCCTGGCCGAAGCGCTGTCGGCCGCGGGCCGGCACACCGAGGCGCTCCGCGAACTCTTCCAGGCCCTGCCTCTCTTCGAGGAGGACCGCCAGCTTCTGTGGGCGGGGCGGACCCGCTGCCGGACGGCCGAGGCGATGGTCGCCCTGATCCGCCCCGGCGAAGCGGTGACCGCCGCCGAGGACGCGGCGAAACGGCTGCTGGTGCCGGGCGGCGAACGGTGGCGGGCCGACGCCCTGACCGCACTGGGCCACGCCGAGACCGCCCTGGGCCGCAAGCAGAGCGCCCAGGCACACTGGCGCGAAGCCCTCGCCGTCCACGAGGAGTTCGGCACCCCGGGAGCCCACCCCCTCCGCGCACTCCTACGCGACAGGGAGGGCGGCACCCCCACGTCCGGCCGCCCCCGCAGGCCCGGCCCCTCCCGCACCGCCGACCTCGCACGCACCGGCACGACCCTCCGCGACCTGACCGCCGCCCTCCGCACCCTGACCGACCACCTACGCCTCCAGCCCCCCACCGACAAGCCGGACGACCACCCCTCCGGTCCGCCCACCCCCTCCACACCCTCGAATCCCTCGACACCATCGAGTCCGAACTCACCACCACGCTCACCGACTTCCCCCACCACACCCGCCCCCGCGCACCACCCTCCACCACCTCCGCACCTCCCTGGAATCCCTGACCTCCCCTCAGTCCCTCCCGCCCCCGTCACCCGCCATCGCCGAGGCAGCGGCAGCGGTCCGCGAGCTGGCACGGCGGATGGCTCCGTAGGCAGAAGGCTCCGCCGTCGGAACGCTCAAGTCGGCGTCCACGTGAGGTGGTTGAGCGCGAGGAGATCCGCGGCACTCCACAAACAGTTATTCGCAAAGAAGTCTTCGCAAAGAATTGTTTGCAGTTTAGGCTGCGCGTCATGA
- a CDS encoding cysteine desulfurase family protein → MVYLDHAATTPMLPEAVQAMTAQLTVTGNASSLHAAGRRARRTVEEARESLAASLGARPSEIVFTAGGTEADNLAVKGLYWARRAADPARTRLLASPVEHHAVLDAVEWLAEQEGARVEWLPVDSYGRVHAEALRTEIARNPADVALATVMWANNEIGTVQPVRELAEVAAEFDIPLHADAVQAVGQLEVDFAASGLAAMTVSSHKIGGPYGIGALLLGREYAPVPVLHGGGQERHVRSGTLDTPAIAAFAAAGRYAVAHREDFARDVGALRDDLVKAVRAAAPDAVLGGDPDPAGRLPANAHFSFPGCEGDSLLLLLDAQGIACSTGSACTAGVAQPSHVLLATGMSPDLARGTLRFSLGHTSTAEDVAALAEAIGPVVERARSAGLS, encoded by the coding sequence ATGGTTTACCTCGACCACGCCGCCACCACCCCGATGCTCCCGGAGGCGGTGCAGGCGATGACCGCCCAGCTGACCGTCACCGGCAATGCGTCCTCGCTGCACGCTGCCGGCCGGCGGGCCCGGCGTACCGTCGAGGAGGCGCGCGAATCCCTCGCCGCCTCCCTCGGCGCCCGCCCGAGCGAGATCGTCTTCACCGCGGGCGGCACCGAGGCCGACAACCTCGCGGTCAAGGGCCTGTACTGGGCCCGCCGGGCCGCCGACCCGGCCCGTACCCGCCTGCTCGCCAGCCCCGTGGAGCACCATGCGGTGCTCGACGCCGTCGAGTGGCTCGCCGAGCAGGAGGGCGCCCGCGTCGAGTGGCTGCCGGTCGACAGCTACGGCCGGGTGCACGCCGAGGCGCTGCGCACGGAGATCGCCCGCAACCCCGCCGATGTCGCGCTGGCCACCGTCATGTGGGCCAACAACGAGATCGGCACCGTCCAGCCGGTGCGCGAACTGGCCGAGGTCGCAGCGGAGTTCGACATTCCGCTGCATGCCGACGCGGTGCAGGCCGTCGGCCAGCTGGAGGTCGACTTCGCCGCCTCCGGGCTCGCCGCGATGACGGTCTCCAGCCACAAGATCGGCGGCCCGTACGGCATCGGCGCGCTGCTGCTGGGCCGGGAGTACGCCCCGGTGCCGGTGCTGCACGGCGGCGGCCAGGAACGGCATGTCCGCTCCGGCACCCTCGACACCCCGGCCATCGCCGCCTTCGCCGCCGCCGGCCGGTACGCCGTCGCCCACCGCGAGGACTTCGCCCGCGACGTCGGCGCACTCCGCGACGACCTGGTCAAGGCCGTCCGGGCCGCCGCGCCGGACGCCGTCCTCGGCGGTGACCCGGACCCCGCCGGCCGCCTCCCCGCCAACGCGCACTTCTCCTTCCCCGGCTGCGAGGGCGATTCCCTCCTGCTCCTCCTGGACGCCCAGGGCATCGCCTGCTCCACGGGCTCCGCCTGCACCGCCGGCGTCGCCCAGCCCAGCCATGTCCTGCTGGCCACCGGCATGTCCCCGGACCTCGCCCGCGGCACCCTGCGGTTCTCCCTGGGGCACACCTCCACCGCGGAGGACGTGGCGGCACTGGCGGAGGCCATCGGCCCGGTCGTGGAACGGGCGCGGAGCGCGGGGCTGAGCTGA
- a CDS encoding MFS transporter, whose amino-acid sequence MTAKAPGGDGLSGRRSLRPLGGLLAAMAVSLTGTRVSAIALPWFVLATTHSATWTGLVGFCEMAPYVVVKALTGPLVDRAGPRVISWSTDLVSAAAAGAVPLLHTLDLLPLPLLLALVALIGAARGPGDLAKEVMVPEAAERSRVPLERATGLSGVTERLATTLGPAVGGALVALLGPLAGLAVNAASFALGSVIIALALPRGMGRAAEDAPSVEGELVPRYWRRFGAGCRFLRGEPLLLTVLVMVGVTNLLDAAFTTVLVPVWAEESGNGPAVIGVNSSVGGAAAVAGSLVAAAIAHRMRRRVVFFAGFLLAGAPRFLVLACDAPMWAVLLVFAAGGFGAGFLNPILAALSFERVPRPLLGRVNALGGALAWAGIPLGGLIAGAAVTSFGLVPVLLLGGAAYFLTTNLAGLRPEWREMDRHRGRGPRERHPGADAPATDGSLTG is encoded by the coding sequence GTGACAGCCAAGGCCCCGGGCGGCGACGGCTTATCCGGCAGGCGGTCCTTACGGCCGCTCGGCGGGTTGCTCGCGGCGATGGCGGTATCGCTGACCGGCACCCGGGTCTCGGCCATCGCGCTGCCCTGGTTCGTGCTTGCCACCACCCACAGCGCCACCTGGACCGGGCTGGTGGGCTTCTGTGAGATGGCGCCGTACGTCGTGGTCAAGGCGCTCACCGGGCCACTGGTGGACCGGGCCGGACCGCGGGTCATCTCCTGGTCCACCGACCTGGTCAGCGCGGCCGCCGCCGGTGCCGTTCCCTTGCTCCATACCCTGGACCTGCTTCCGCTTCCGCTGCTTCTGGCGCTGGTCGCGCTGATCGGCGCGGCGCGTGGCCCCGGTGACCTGGCGAAGGAGGTCATGGTCCCGGAGGCGGCCGAGCGCAGCCGGGTGCCGCTGGAGCGGGCCACCGGCCTGTCCGGTGTGACCGAGCGGCTGGCGACCACCCTCGGTCCCGCTGTCGGCGGCGCCCTGGTGGCGCTGCTGGGGCCCCTGGCGGGACTTGCCGTCAACGCCGCGAGCTTTGCGCTCGGTTCGGTGATCATCGCCCTGGCGCTGCCCCGCGGGATGGGGCGGGCGGCCGAAGACGCCCCGTCTGTTGAGGGCGAGTTGGTTCCGCGCTACTGGCGGCGGTTCGGCGCGGGCTGCCGGTTCCTGCGCGGTGAGCCGCTGCTCCTCACCGTCCTGGTCATGGTCGGAGTCACCAACCTGCTGGACGCGGCGTTCACCACGGTGCTCGTGCCCGTGTGGGCCGAGGAGTCCGGCAACGGACCGGCCGTGATCGGGGTGAACAGCAGCGTGGGGGGAGCGGCCGCGGTCGCCGGGAGCCTGGTCGCCGCGGCGATCGCGCACAGAATGCGGCGCCGGGTGGTTTTCTTCGCCGGGTTCCTGCTCGCCGGGGCGCCGAGGTTTCTGGTCCTGGCCTGCGACGCGCCGATGTGGGCGGTGCTCCTCGTGTTCGCCGCCGGCGGGTTCGGAGCGGGCTTCCTCAACCCGATTCTGGCGGCGCTCTCCTTCGAGCGGGTGCCCCGTCCGCTGCTGGGGCGGGTCAACGCGCTGGGCGGTGCGCTGGCCTGGGCAGGTATTCCGCTCGGCGGGCTGATCGCCGGAGCGGCGGTCACCTCGTTCGGACTCGTGCCGGTGCTGCTGCTCGGCGGGGCGGCGTACTTCCTCACGACGAACCTGGCCGGGCTGCGACCGGAGTGGCGCGAGATGGACCGCCACCGAGGCCGAGGCCCCCGGGAACGCCACCCCGGAGCGGACGCCCCCGCGACCGACGGCAGCCTCACCGGATGA
- a CDS encoding helix-turn-helix transcriptional regulator: MSRPTGRVLTLLELLQSGGTRTVAELADRLGVEGRTVRRYVNQLIDLDVPVESVRGRYGGYRLAPGYRLPPLMLSDDEALAVLLGLIAGRRTGLRTTERTASETATAKIRRVLPQHLARRLDTLLESLAFTEQPGEFAAPDAGVLLTLADAVRHRRPVSLRYTDRNGRPSERTLHAYGIVAHAGRWYVTGTDAGIGEDRTFRLDRLTDARTLPGSFEVPEGPGPAQRVLSGFATAEYRHEVTLRIHGTVEQIRAHLPAGVASLEEYEPTADPDPDPERWLRVHLRAERLDWLPPALASIDRPFVIERPAELRDLVVALADRLTSCARRG, from the coding sequence ATGTCTCGCCCCACCGGCCGCGTGCTGACACTCCTCGAACTGCTTCAGTCGGGCGGCACCCGGACGGTGGCCGAACTCGCCGACCGGCTCGGCGTCGAGGGGCGCACCGTGCGGCGGTATGTGAACCAACTCATCGACCTGGACGTGCCCGTGGAGTCGGTGCGCGGCCGGTACGGCGGCTACCGGCTCGCCCCCGGGTACCGCTTGCCTCCGCTCATGCTCAGCGACGACGAGGCGCTGGCCGTACTGCTCGGCCTGATCGCCGGCCGCCGTACGGGGCTGCGGACGACGGAGCGCACAGCGAGCGAGACGGCGACGGCCAAGATCCGGCGGGTGCTGCCCCAGCACCTCGCCCGCCGGCTCGACACACTCCTGGAGTCGCTCGCCTTCACGGAACAGCCCGGCGAGTTCGCCGCCCCGGATGCGGGGGTCCTGCTCACCCTCGCCGATGCGGTACGCCACCGCCGACCGGTCTCCCTCAGATACACCGACCGCAACGGCCGGCCCAGCGAACGCACCCTGCACGCCTACGGGATCGTCGCCCACGCGGGCCGGTGGTACGTCACGGGCACCGACGCCGGCATCGGCGAGGACCGCACCTTCCGGCTCGATCGCCTCACAGACGCCAGAACCCTGCCCGGCTCGTTCGAGGTACCCGAGGGTCCCGGCCCGGCCCAGCGTGTGCTGTCCGGCTTCGCCACGGCGGAGTACCGGCACGAGGTGACCTTGCGCATCCATGGGACCGTCGAGCAGATCCGCGCCCACCTTCCCGCCGGTGTCGCGAGCCTGGAGGAGTACGAGCCGACGGCAGACCCGGACCCGGACCCCGAGCGCTGGCTACGCGTCCACCTACGGGCCGAGCGACTCGACTGGCTGCCTCCGGCACTCGCCTCGATCGACCGGCCGTTCGTCATCGAACGCCCCGCTGAATTGCGCGACCTCGTCGTAGCCCTCGCCGATCGCCTCACGTCCTGCGCCCGCCGGGGCTGA